In the genome of Raphanus sativus cultivar WK10039 chromosome 4, ASM80110v3, whole genome shotgun sequence, one region contains:
- the LOC108853049 gene encoding subtilisin-like protease SBT4.2 yields the protein MASLGLILYLSSILLMSLCQLPTAIEDDRKVYIAYMGALPEKASNYSPLSHHQNILQEIIELSSVEDYLVRSYGRSFNGFAAKLTESERDKLAGMEGVVSVFPNTVYKLLTTRSYEFMGLGDKSKHVPNIETDIIVGVIDGGIWPESKSFSDEGIGQIPKKWKGICAGGTNFTCNRKVIGARHYVQDSARDNASHGSHTASTAAGNIVKGVSMKGLAKGTARGGVPLGRIAIYRVCEPAGCNTVSLLAAFDDAIADGVDVITISIGGAGVPKVDVDPISIGSFHAMTKGIVTTAASGNDGPKLGTADNVAPWVISVAAGSTDRKFVTTVVNGDGIPLLGKSINNFDLEGQKYPLAYGKTASNNCTEEQARGCASGCLNMVQGKIVVCDTWNNVMESREAGAVGTILHINNVNIPGPDPIPVVVLDDTNYEAFRSYVLTSPNPRGTILRSETVKDNDAPIVASFSSRGPNILFSDIMKPDITAPGVNILAAYSPMTPTAVPGQSMDYYFMSGTSMACPHVGGVAAYIKTFHPDWSASAVKSAIMTTAWAMNASKNAEAEFAYGSGHVNPKGAVDPGLVYDISKEDYLNMLCSLDYSDKGISNLAGGAFTCSKKSKLSVRDLNYPSMTAKVSASSSSDITFSRTVTNVGKNGSTYKAKMAGDPKLHIKVDPETLSFKSSGEKKSFTVTVSGKSLTGISGIVSASLVWSDGSHNVRSPIVVYT from the exons ATGGCTTCACTTGGCTTGATCCTCTATCTTTCCTCGATTCTTCTAATGAGCCTGTGTCAGCTTCCTACAGCTATTGAAGATGATAGAAAG GTGTATATTGCTTACATGGGAGCTCTTCCTGAAAAAGCTTCTAATTACTCTCCTTTGTCTCACCATCAGAATATCCTTCAAGAAATTATTGAATTAAG TTCCGTAGAAGATTATTTGGTCAGAAGCTATGGAAGAAGTTTCAACGGTTTTGCAGCCAAACTCACTGAATCTGAAAGAGACAAGCTTGCTG GCATGGAAGGTGTGGTTTCGGTCTTCCCAAACACCGTTTATAAGCTTCTTACGACAAGATCTTACGAGTTCATGGGACTTGGTGACAAGAGCAAGCATGTCCCTAACATCGAGACTGATATAATAGTTGGTGTGATTGACGGCGGAATCTGGCCTGAATCCAAGAGCTTTTCAGACGAAGGCATTGGCCAAATACCCAAAAAATGGAAAGGAATTTGCGCTGGAGGAACTAATTTCACATGCAATAG GAAAGTGATTGGAGCACGACATTATGTGCAAGACTCAGCAAGGGACAATGCTTCACACGGGTCACACACGGCTTCAACTGCTGCCGGAAACATAGTAAAAGGAGTCAGTATGAAGGGTTTGGCCAAAGGAACTGCCAGAGGCGGTGTGCCTTTAGGTAGAATAGCTATTTACCGAGTTTGTGAGCCAGCAGGTTGCAATACCGTATCATTGTTAGCTGCATTTGACGATGCTATTGCCGATGGGGTTGATGTTATAACCATTTCCATTGGAGGTGCTGGTGTTCCTAAAGTCGATGTTGATCCTATCTCTATTGGATCATTTCATGCGATGACCAAAGGGATTGTCACGACAGCTGCTTCTGGGAACGATGGCCCTAAACTTGGAACTGCTGACAACGTTGCACCCTGGGTCATATCAGTGGCTGCCGGTTCAACTGATCGAAAATTTGTTACTACTGTTGTTAATGGAGATGGCATACCCTTACTT GGAAAATCGATCAATAACTTTGACTTAGAGGGACAAAAGTATCCTTTGGCGTACGGAAAAACTGCTTCAAATAACTGTACAGAGGAGCAAGCAAG GGGATGCGCTAGTGGTTGCCTGAACATGGTGCAGGGTAAGATCGTTGTGTGTGATACTTGGAATAATGTTATGGAATCTAGAGAAGCGGGTGCAGTTGGAACCATTCTTCACATAAATAATGTTAATATTCCTGGTCCTGATCCAATTCCGGTCGTAGTCTTAGATGATACCAATTACGAAGCATTCAGATCTTACGTGCTCACCTCACC GAACCCTCGAGGAACTATATTGAGGAGTGAGACAGTTAAGGACAACGATGCTCCGATCGTTGCTTCCTTCTCTTCTCGTGGTCCAAACATTCTCTTTAGCGATATCATGAAG CCTGACATTACGGCTCCAGGAGTGAATATATTGGCAGCATATTCACCGATGACTCCAACTGCAGTTCCTGGACAAAGCATGGATTACTATTTCATGTCCGGAACATCCATGGCTTGCCCTCATGTCGGAGGTGTAGCGGCTTACATCAAAACATTCCATCCTGATTGGTCTGCTTCTGCTGTCAAATCTGCTATCATGACTACTG CTTGGGCAATGAACGCATCCAAAAATGCAGAAGCTGAGTTTGCATACGGATCTGGACATGTTAACCCTAAAGGCGCAGTTGATCCAGGGCTTGTTTACGACATATCCAAAGAGGATTACTTAAACATGCTCTGCTCTTTGGACTACTCAGACAAAGGCATTAGTAATCTCGCTGGTGGAGCCTTTACTTGTTCCAAGAAATCAAAGCTCAGCGTGAGAGATCTCAACTACCCTTCAATGACAGCCAAAGTTtcagcttcttcatcttcagaTATCACATTTTCAAGAACGGTCACAAATGTTGGGAAAAACGGATCTACTTACAAGGCAAAAATGGCTGGGGATCCTAAACTCCACatcaaggttgatcctgaaacACTCTCTTTCAAATCATCAGGGGAGAAGAAATCTTTCACGGTTACAGTCTCTGGCAAGAGTCTTACGGGTATTTCTGGTATTGTGTCTGCCTCTTTGGTTTGGTCGGACGGATCACACAATGTGAGAAGTCCTATTGTAGTGTATACTTAA
- the LOC108809453 gene encoding SEC12-like protein 2 isoform X1, translating to MANTQTYGFPIYAADWIPEETVRSKIDKDKENSKDGSESSSSSSSRSCIVLAGGGGEGRSGIPNVIVICRVDLESNSLSEQPVGRVVVTGGLPYRMAVHPSEGILICALPESCKRFDLENIMRPREGVELEEVVNELEDVGLQLALAFNQEGSVLAAGGEDGTSRIFEWPSMKTLLNESKAHAEVKNLTFSESGKFLVSLGGPLCRVWDVNASTAVASLSKEKDEMFASCRFSVDNAGNEVLYIAAKTERGGSIITWDTTSWKRRHSKLLKNYSISAFNVSPDGRFLAFGTLEGDVLIISSTKMKTHQFVKKAHLGLVTALTFSPDSRCLVSVSIDSRAKLTVIEQKAETNGIDWPVVVLMFVLLLVVSYYFLMVKGIIGEE from the exons ATGGCGAATACGCAGACTTACGGCTTCCCGATCTACGCCGCAGACTGGATCCCGGAAGAAACCGTTAGATCGAAAATCGACAAGGATAAGGAGAATTCCAAAGATGGCAGCgagtcgtcgtcgtcgtcgtcgtcccGGAGCTGCATCGTGTTGGCCGGCGGAGGAGGAGAGGGGCGAAGCGGGATCCCTAACGTCATAGTAATCTGTCGTGTTGATCTCGAATCCAATTCTCTCTCGGAACAACCT GTGGGTAGGGTTGTGGTCACTGGTGGTCTTCCTTATAGAATGGCTGTTCATCCTTCGGAAGGGATTCTTATCTGTGCATTGCCAGAGAGTTGCAA ACGGTTTGATTTGGAAAACATTATGAGGCCAAGAGAGGGTGTTGAGTTAGAGGAAGTGGTTAACGAGTTAGAAGATGTTGGACTACAGTTAGCTCTGGCGTTTAATCAGGAGGGCTCTGTGCTTGCTGCTGGTGGGGAG GATGGAACTTCGAGGATTTTTGAATGGCCTAGTATGAAAACGTTACTTAATGAATCCAAGGCGCATGCAGAAGTTAAAAACCTAACTTTCAG TGAAAGTGGTAAGTTTCTTGTATCGCTTGGAGGTCCACTTTGTCGGGTTTGGGACGTAAATGCTTCTACTGCCGTTGCTAGTCTCTCAAAAGAGAAG GACGAGATGTTTGCCTCCTGCAGATTCTCCGTCGACAATGCAGGCAATGAAGTTCTATACATTGCTGCAAAAACCG AACGTGGTGGAAGTATCATAACATGGGATACAACATCATGGAAAAGAAGACATTCAAAGCTTTTGAAAAACTACTCTATATCGGCCTTTAATGTCTCACCTGATGGCAGATTTCTTGCAtt CGGAACCCTCGAAGGAGATGTTTTGATAATTAGTTCAACAAAAATGAAGACTCATCAATTCGTTAAGAAAGCTCATCTCGGTTTGGTCACCGCACTGACTTTCTCCCCTGATTCAAG GTGTTTAGTGTCAGTATCTATTGACTCAAGGGCAAAGCTAACCGTCATTGAACAGAAGGCTGAAACAA ATGGAATAGACTGGCCGGTGGTGGTTTTGATGTTTGTGTTGCTATTAGTggtttcttattatttcttGATGGTAAAGGGGATCATAGGTGAAGAATAG
- the LOC108809453 gene encoding SEC12-like protein 2 isoform X2, which translates to MANTQTYGFPIYAADWIPEETVRSKIDKDKENSKDGSESSSSSSSRSCIVLAGGGGEGRSGIPNVIVICRVDLESNSLSEQPVGRVVVTGGLPYRMAVHPSEGILICALPESCKRFDLENIMRPREGVELEEVVNELEDVGLQLALAFNQEGSVLAAGGEDGTSRIFEWPSMKTLLNESKAHAEVKNLTFSESGKFLVSLGGPLCRVWDVNASTAVASLSKEKDEMFASCRFSVDNAGNEVLYIAAKTERGGSIITWDTTSWKRRHSKLLKNYSISAFNVSPDGRFLALCLVSVSIDSRAKLTVIEQKAETNGIDWPVVVLMFVLLLVVSYYFLMVKGIIGEE; encoded by the exons ATGGCGAATACGCAGACTTACGGCTTCCCGATCTACGCCGCAGACTGGATCCCGGAAGAAACCGTTAGATCGAAAATCGACAAGGATAAGGAGAATTCCAAAGATGGCAGCgagtcgtcgtcgtcgtcgtcgtcccGGAGCTGCATCGTGTTGGCCGGCGGAGGAGGAGAGGGGCGAAGCGGGATCCCTAACGTCATAGTAATCTGTCGTGTTGATCTCGAATCCAATTCTCTCTCGGAACAACCT GTGGGTAGGGTTGTGGTCACTGGTGGTCTTCCTTATAGAATGGCTGTTCATCCTTCGGAAGGGATTCTTATCTGTGCATTGCCAGAGAGTTGCAA ACGGTTTGATTTGGAAAACATTATGAGGCCAAGAGAGGGTGTTGAGTTAGAGGAAGTGGTTAACGAGTTAGAAGATGTTGGACTACAGTTAGCTCTGGCGTTTAATCAGGAGGGCTCTGTGCTTGCTGCTGGTGGGGAG GATGGAACTTCGAGGATTTTTGAATGGCCTAGTATGAAAACGTTACTTAATGAATCCAAGGCGCATGCAGAAGTTAAAAACCTAACTTTCAG TGAAAGTGGTAAGTTTCTTGTATCGCTTGGAGGTCCACTTTGTCGGGTTTGGGACGTAAATGCTTCTACTGCCGTTGCTAGTCTCTCAAAAGAGAAG GACGAGATGTTTGCCTCCTGCAGATTCTCCGTCGACAATGCAGGCAATGAAGTTCTATACATTGCTGCAAAAACCG AACGTGGTGGAAGTATCATAACATGGGATACAACATCATGGAAAAGAAGACATTCAAAGCTTTTGAAAAACTACTCTATATCGGCCTTTAATGTCTCACCTGATGGCAGATTTCTTGCAtt GTGTTTAGTGTCAGTATCTATTGACTCAAGGGCAAAGCTAACCGTCATTGAACAGAAGGCTGAAACAA ATGGAATAGACTGGCCGGTGGTGGTTTTGATGTTTGTGTTGCTATTAGTggtttcttattatttcttGATGGTAAAGGGGATCATAGGTGAAGAATAG
- the LOC108808815 gene encoding uncharacterized protein LOC108808815, whose product MDNLPLFLGWRIWKMRNKLLFENKRDHIVSVINSACLDQKMWMEAISTHNSKEDQAIQSSRPKSIQDVLLADTTDYCLVDASWISPTEMCGIGWSLFSKEGTLRIQGSSAVSPTNSPLIAETTTLLSAIQQLIRLSYKKVHLIGDCEILMKLAKNAVFKSR is encoded by the coding sequence ATGGACAATCTCCCCTTGTTTCTTGGATGGAGAATATGGAAAATGAGAAACAAGCTCTTATTTGAGAATAAAAGAGATCACATTGTTTCTGTCATCAACTCAGCTTGCTTGGATCAGAAGATGTGGATGGAGGCGATAAGTACTCACAATAGTAAAGAAGACCAAGCTATTCAAAGCTCCAGACCTAAATCCATCCAAGACGTCTTGCTAGCAGACACCACAGATTACTGTCTTGTAGATGCTTCTTGGATATCGCCAACAGAAATGTGTGGCATTGGGTGGTCCTTATTCAGCAAAGAAGGCACTCTCCGTATTCAAGGAAGCTCTGCAGTCAGCCCTACAAACTCTCCATTGATAGCAGAGACCACCACACTCTTATCTGCAATTCAACAACTGATCAGGCTGTCGTACAAGAAGGTTCACTTGATAGGAGATTGTGAAATACTCATGAAGCTTGCAAAAAATGCAGTCTTCAAATCAAGGTAA